One Drosophila subpulchrella strain 33 F10 #4 breed RU33 unplaced genomic scaffold, RU_Dsub_v1.1 Primary Assembly Seq16, whole genome shotgun sequence DNA window includes the following coding sequences:
- the LOC119559032 gene encoding mitochondrial import inner membrane translocase subunit Tim17-A, with protein sequence MEEYAREPCPYRIVDDCGGAFAMGCIGGGVFQAIKGFRNAPSGLNRRLIGSIIAIKTRSPVIAGNFAVWGGMFSTIDCTLVHFRKKEDPWNSIISGAATGGILAARNGVPAMAGSAIIGGVLLALIEGVGILFTRISAEQFRNPVPPADDPSALGDPGSNFSFGSTSNQKQYQ encoded by the exons ATGGAAGAATACGCTAGAGAACCATGTCCATATAGGATCGTAGATGATTGCGGAGGTGCCTTTGCCATGGGATGCATTGGGGGCGGTGTATTTCAAGCAATTAAAGGATTTCGTAATGCACCGTCTGGCCTAAACAGAAGATTG ATCGGAAGTATAATTGCCATAAAAACTCGGTCACCCGTTATAGCAGGAAACTTTGCTGTGTGGGGTGGTATGTTCAGTACTATTGACTGTACACTCGTCCACTTCCGAAAAAAAGAAGATCCGTGGAACTCTATAATAAGCGGTGCTGCAACAGGAGGAATTTTGGCTGCAAGAAATG GCGTTCCAGCTATGGCAGGAAGTGCAATAATAGGTGGCGTGCTCTTGGCTCTTATCGAAGGTGTTGGAATATTATTTACTAGAATATCTGCCGAACAGTTCAGAAATCCTGTTCCTCCGGCGGATGACCCTTCGGCTCTTGGAGATCCTGGAAGTAATTTTTCGTTTGGATCAACTTCTAATCAAAAACAATATCAATAA